A DNA window from Leptolyngbya sp. KIOST-1 contains the following coding sequences:
- a CDS encoding DUF1328 domain-containing protein: protein MLRYALIFLVVALIAAFFGFSGVAAGAAGIAQILFYIFLAIFVISLIMNFVKRA from the coding sequence ATGTTACGCTACGCGCTGATTTTTCTGGTTGTAGCTTTGATTGCTGCCTTCTTTGGCTTTAGCGGTGTAGCCGCTGGTGCTGCCGGCATTGCTCAAATTTTGTTCTACATTTTCCTGGCCATTTTCGTAATTTCGCTGATCATGAATTTTGTCAAACGGGCCTAG